The proteins below are encoded in one region of Vicinamibacterales bacterium:
- a CDS encoding FMN-binding negative transcriptional regulator has product MFVRSSWKPRTNDEMFDLIDAHPWARLVTNGEHGPLATNLPLLLDRRRGRFGLLVGHLARANAHAQALAAAQAPTLAIFEGPYTYVTPSWYPGRDMPSTYYYTAVHCYGHVRLQSDAELEASLGTLVARMEAPIPNGWSLGEIPRSEVTRRLPAIVGFELEIERLEGKFKLGQDEPRRDALAVAGRLDEGTEPSLRELADLIRHYNMDRPDANPV; this is encoded by the coding sequence ATGTTCGTCAGATCCAGCTGGAAACCGCGCACCAACGACGAGATGTTCGATCTCATCGACGCCCACCCGTGGGCGCGGCTCGTCACCAACGGCGAACACGGTCCGCTCGCCACCAACCTGCCGCTCTTGCTCGACCGCAGACGTGGCCGATTCGGCCTCCTCGTGGGCCACCTCGCCCGCGCGAACGCGCACGCGCAGGCGCTGGCGGCCGCGCAGGCGCCGACGCTGGCCATCTTCGAGGGGCCGTACACCTACGTGACGCCGAGCTGGTACCCGGGCCGCGACATGCCGTCGACGTACTACTACACGGCCGTCCACTGCTACGGCCACGTGCGGCTGCAGAGCGACGCCGAACTCGAGGCGAGCCTCGGGACGCTGGTGGCCCGCATGGAAGCGCCGATCCCGAATGGCTGGAGTCTCGGCGAGATTCCGCGATCGGAGGTGACGCGCCGGCTGCCCGCCATCGTCGGCTTCGAGTTGGAGATTGAACGCCTCGAGGGTAAGTTCAAGCTCGGGCAGGACGAACCTCGGAGGGACGCGCTCGCGGTTGCCGGTCGCCTGGACGAGGGAACCGAGCCGTCGCTCCGTGAGCTCGCGGACCTCATACGGCATTACAACATGGATCGGCCGGACGCGAACCCCGTGTGA
- a CDS encoding amino acid permease, whose protein sequence is MTRQNHSSSASTVAVTSLARELGLWDSVSLIMGIMIGSGIFLMAGSIALQLDSLSAVAGVWAFGGLLSLCGAAALSELGAALPSAGGLYVYLTTVYGPAVGFVYGWSAMALIHAGSIATLAAAIGLYAAPLLGLTPAQQKVFQILCIAAFVGVNCLGLVVGKWVQNTLTVAKLAGLGVMTVLLYSRGSVALLLDHAAPSGASVSWTGFGVALVAVLWAYDGWHFVSFAAGEVKDPSRTLPRSLLIGTALTFAIYLLVNLAYYAVLPPDLIRGTNRVAAAAVEHAFGAGTALLMSVLIAVSILGAMNGIIFGAPRVNWAMANDGLFFRSFARLSPRFRTPIVATIAQGAWAAVFTLVGSFQQLFTSYVFTSWIFYGLAVAGVIILRRRRPELERPYRCPLYPVTPIFFLVATAGIVVSTFVANFWQALLGIGLILAGVPLYFLFRALERRTARSVRTSEGAS, encoded by the coding sequence ATGACGAGACAGAATCATTCGAGTTCAGCGTCCACGGTGGCTGTGACGAGTCTGGCCCGGGAATTGGGTCTCTGGGACTCCGTGTCCCTGATCATGGGCATCATGATCGGGTCCGGCATCTTCCTGATGGCCGGCAGCATCGCCCTGCAGCTCGACTCGCTCTCCGCCGTTGCGGGCGTCTGGGCGTTCGGCGGCCTGCTGAGCCTGTGCGGGGCTGCGGCGCTCAGCGAACTCGGGGCAGCGTTGCCGTCGGCTGGCGGACTCTATGTCTACCTGACCACGGTGTACGGCCCGGCGGTCGGGTTCGTCTACGGCTGGAGCGCGATGGCGCTGATCCACGCCGGCAGTATCGCCACGCTGGCGGCGGCGATTGGCCTGTATGCCGCCCCGCTTCTCGGCCTCACCCCCGCGCAGCAGAAGGTCTTCCAGATCCTGTGCATCGCCGCGTTCGTCGGCGTCAACTGCCTCGGGCTCGTCGTCGGCAAGTGGGTCCAGAACACGCTGACCGTGGCGAAGCTGGCTGGACTCGGCGTGATGACGGTCCTCCTGTATTCCCGCGGCAGCGTGGCGCTACTGCTCGATCATGCGGCGCCCTCGGGGGCGAGCGTGTCGTGGACGGGTTTCGGTGTCGCACTGGTTGCCGTCCTCTGGGCGTACGACGGGTGGCATTTCGTCTCGTTCGCGGCCGGCGAGGTGAAGGACCCATCGCGCACGCTCCCCCGGAGCCTGCTCATCGGCACCGCGTTGACCTTCGCGATCTACCTGCTCGTCAATCTCGCCTACTACGCGGTGCTGCCGCCGGACCTGATTCGGGGGACGAACCGCGTCGCGGCGGCGGCCGTCGAGCACGCGTTCGGTGCGGGCACGGCCCTGCTCATGTCGGTCTTGATCGCCGTATCCATCCTGGGCGCGATGAACGGCATCATCTTCGGCGCGCCGCGCGTGAACTGGGCGATGGCGAACGATGGCCTGTTCTTCCGCTCGTTCGCACGGCTCAGCCCCCGTTTCCGGACGCCGATCGTCGCGACGATCGCGCAGGGCGCCTGGGCGGCCGTGTTCACGCTGGTCGGCAGCTTCCAGCAGCTCTTCACGTCCTACGTGTTCACGTCCTGGATCTTCTACGGCCTCGCAGTGGCCGGGGTGATCATCTTGCGCCGGCGGCGGCCCGAACTCGAACGCCCGTACCGGTGCCCGTTGTACCCCGTGACGCCGATCTTCTTCCTCGTGGCGACGGCCGGCATCGTCGTGAGCACGTTCGTCGCCAACTTCTGGCAGGCGCTTCTGGGAATCGGCCTGATTCTGGCCGGGGTGCCGCTCTACTTCCTGTTCCGAGCCCTCGAGCGGCGGACCGCCCGCTCGGTCCGGACGTCGGAGGGTGCGTCCTGA